A single region of the Eleginops maclovinus isolate JMC-PN-2008 ecotype Puerto Natales chromosome 16, JC_Emac_rtc_rv5, whole genome shotgun sequence genome encodes:
- the nacc1a gene encoding nucleus accumbens associated 1, BEN and BTB (POZ) domain containing a isoform X2 → MAQTLQMAIPNFGNNVLECLNEQRLQGLYCDVSVVVKGHAFKAHRAVLAASSSYFRDLFSSSNNGSGSSNDSSPTVVELPSAVQPQSFQQILSFCYTGRLSMTVGDQFLLMYTAGFLQIQQIMEKGTEFFLKVSSPSCDSQGLHAEEAPPSEPQSPVTQTSNSAGRPASCLTPLPLVSRVKTEQPASQPEAATPYSVVCTPVAKRLWEGGSSGVGSGGGGGARKAARYSQEALRGSAIQSPGALGLAMGVGANATSLAGMVAGTGTNGNYAAGLGVSEGASPGTLSTYASDSPISYHDDEEEEEPTDECAEEQYRQICNMYTMYSMLNMGAAAGERVEALPDHTETRGRMRGRDLTCLPAELVAQIGNRCHPKLYEEGDPAEKLELVSGTSVYISRAQLMNCHVSAGTRHKVLLRRLLAAFFDRNTLANSCGTGIRSSTNDPSRKPLDNRVLHAVKFYCQNFATSFKESEMNAIAADMCTNARRVVRKSWIPKLKLLMAESDAYTAFLPDGVKMEDDTLGAEPAFDPTSLEAAGGAGMESGGSSGESLPGVGGEGGALF, encoded by the exons ATGGCCCAGACCCTCCAGATGGCGATCCCAAACTTTGGCAACAATGTTTTAGAGTGTCTGAACGAACAGCGACTGCAGGGCCTTTACTGCGATGTCTCCGTGGTGGTCAAGGGCCATGCCTTCAAG GCCCATCGAGCTGTGCTGGCTGCTAGCAGTTCTTATTTCCGTGACCTTTTCAGCAGCAGCAATAACGGCAGTGGGAGCAGCAATGATTCAAGCCCGACTGTAGTGGAGCTCCCTTCGGCTGTGCAGCCCCAGAGCTTCCAGCAGATCTTGTCTTTCTGCTACACAGGCCGTCTCAGCATGACGGTGGGGGACCAGTTCCTGCTCATGTACACGGCCGGCTTCCTGCAGATCCAACAGATCATGGAAAAAGGCACGGAGTTCTTTCTCAAG GTCTCCTCCCCGAGCTGCGACTCCCAGGGTCTTCACGCTGAGGAGGCCCCCCCCTCTGAGCCTCAGAGCCCTGTGACGCAGACCAGTAACAGTGCAGGCCGGCCTGCCTCCTGCCTGACGCCACTGCCTCTGGTGTCCCGGGTGAAGACGGagcagccagccagccagccggAAGCTGCCACCCCTTACTCTGTGGTCTGCACCCCTGTGGCCAAGCGGTTGTGGGAGGGCGGCAGCAGCGGGGTAGGCTCAGGGGGAGGAGGCGGGGCTAGGAAAGCAGCCCGTTATTCCCAGGAGGCATTGCGGGGTAGTGCCATTCAGAGCCCCGGAGCCCTTGGACTGGCTATGGGTGTGGGGGCCAACGCAACCAGCCTGGCCGGCATGGTGGCCGGCACTGGCACCAATGGCAACTACGCAGCAGGCCTCGGCGTGTCAGAGGGCGCCAGTCCCGGCACCCTCAGCACCTACGCCAGCGACTCCCCCATCAGCTACCACGacgatgaagaagaggaagagccGACGGATGAATGTGCTGAAGAGCAGTATAGGCAAATCTGCAACATGTACACCATGTACAGCATGCTCAACATGGGCGCCGCAG CTGGTGAGCGTGTTGAGGCTCTACCAGACCACACAGAGACACGGGGTCGGATGCGAGGCAGAGACCTCACATGTCTGCCCGCAGAACTCGTCGCTCAGATAGGCAACCGCTGTCATCCCAAACTGTACGAGGAAGGAGACCCTGCCGAGAAACTAGAGTTAGTCTCAG GTACTTCTGTGTATATATCGCGAGCCCAGCTAATGAACTGTCACGTGAGCGCAGGGACCAGACACAAGGTGCTGCTGAGGAGGCTGCTGGCCGCCTTCTTTGACAG GAACACTCTGGCTAACAGCTGTGGAACCGGCATCCGCTCATCCACCAACGACCCAAGCCGCAAGCCGCTGGACAACAGAGTTCTGCACGCGGTCAAAT TTTATTGCCAGAACTTTGCCACCAGCTTCAAAGAGAGCGAGATGAATGCCATCGCAGCGGACATGTGCACCAACGCCCGCCGCGTGGTGCGTAAGAGCTGGATCCCCAAGCTGAAACTACTGATGGCCGAGAGCGACGCCTACACTGCTTTCCTTCCCGACGGGGTCAAGATGGAGGACGACACCTTGGGGGCGGAGCCAGCCTTCGACCCAACCTCCCTGGAGGCTGCTGGCGGGGCCGGCATGGAGTCAGGTGGCTCTTCAGGTGAATCGCTACCAGGTGTAGGTGGGGAAGGAGGAGCATTATTTTGA
- the nacc1a gene encoding nucleus accumbens associated 1, BEN and BTB (POZ) domain containing a isoform X1 produces the protein MAQTLQMAIPNFGNNVLECLNEQRLQGLYCDVSVVVKGHAFKAHRAVLAASSSYFRDLFSSSNNGSGSSNDSSPTVVELPSAVQPQSFQQILSFCYTGRLSMTVGDQFLLMYTAGFLQIQQIMEKGTEFFLKVSSPSCDSQGLHAEEAPPSEPQSPVTQTSNSAGRPASCLTPLPLVSRVKTEQPASQPEAATPYSVVCTPVAKRLWEGGSSGVGSGGGGGARKAARYSQEALRGSAIQSPGALGLAMGVGANATSLAGMVAGTGTNGNYAAGLGVSEGASPGTLSTYASDSPISYHDDEEEEEPTDECAEEQYRQICNMYTMYSMLNMGAAAAGERVEALPDHTETRGRMRGRDLTCLPAELVAQIGNRCHPKLYEEGDPAEKLELVSGTSVYISRAQLMNCHVSAGTRHKVLLRRLLAAFFDRNTLANSCGTGIRSSTNDPSRKPLDNRVLHAVKFYCQNFATSFKESEMNAIAADMCTNARRVVRKSWIPKLKLLMAESDAYTAFLPDGVKMEDDTLGAEPAFDPTSLEAAGGAGMESGGSSGESLPGVGGEGGALF, from the exons ATGGCCCAGACCCTCCAGATGGCGATCCCAAACTTTGGCAACAATGTTTTAGAGTGTCTGAACGAACAGCGACTGCAGGGCCTTTACTGCGATGTCTCCGTGGTGGTCAAGGGCCATGCCTTCAAG GCCCATCGAGCTGTGCTGGCTGCTAGCAGTTCTTATTTCCGTGACCTTTTCAGCAGCAGCAATAACGGCAGTGGGAGCAGCAATGATTCAAGCCCGACTGTAGTGGAGCTCCCTTCGGCTGTGCAGCCCCAGAGCTTCCAGCAGATCTTGTCTTTCTGCTACACAGGCCGTCTCAGCATGACGGTGGGGGACCAGTTCCTGCTCATGTACACGGCCGGCTTCCTGCAGATCCAACAGATCATGGAAAAAGGCACGGAGTTCTTTCTCAAG GTCTCCTCCCCGAGCTGCGACTCCCAGGGTCTTCACGCTGAGGAGGCCCCCCCCTCTGAGCCTCAGAGCCCTGTGACGCAGACCAGTAACAGTGCAGGCCGGCCTGCCTCCTGCCTGACGCCACTGCCTCTGGTGTCCCGGGTGAAGACGGagcagccagccagccagccggAAGCTGCCACCCCTTACTCTGTGGTCTGCACCCCTGTGGCCAAGCGGTTGTGGGAGGGCGGCAGCAGCGGGGTAGGCTCAGGGGGAGGAGGCGGGGCTAGGAAAGCAGCCCGTTATTCCCAGGAGGCATTGCGGGGTAGTGCCATTCAGAGCCCCGGAGCCCTTGGACTGGCTATGGGTGTGGGGGCCAACGCAACCAGCCTGGCCGGCATGGTGGCCGGCACTGGCACCAATGGCAACTACGCAGCAGGCCTCGGCGTGTCAGAGGGCGCCAGTCCCGGCACCCTCAGCACCTACGCCAGCGACTCCCCCATCAGCTACCACGacgatgaagaagaggaagagccGACGGATGAATGTGCTGAAGAGCAGTATAGGCAAATCTGCAACATGTACACCATGTACAGCATGCTCAACATGGGCGCCGCAG CAGCTGGTGAGCGTGTTGAGGCTCTACCAGACCACACAGAGACACGGGGTCGGATGCGAGGCAGAGACCTCACATGTCTGCCCGCAGAACTCGTCGCTCAGATAGGCAACCGCTGTCATCCCAAACTGTACGAGGAAGGAGACCCTGCCGAGAAACTAGAGTTAGTCTCAG GTACTTCTGTGTATATATCGCGAGCCCAGCTAATGAACTGTCACGTGAGCGCAGGGACCAGACACAAGGTGCTGCTGAGGAGGCTGCTGGCCGCCTTCTTTGACAG GAACACTCTGGCTAACAGCTGTGGAACCGGCATCCGCTCATCCACCAACGACCCAAGCCGCAAGCCGCTGGACAACAGAGTTCTGCACGCGGTCAAAT TTTATTGCCAGAACTTTGCCACCAGCTTCAAAGAGAGCGAGATGAATGCCATCGCAGCGGACATGTGCACCAACGCCCGCCGCGTGGTGCGTAAGAGCTGGATCCCCAAGCTGAAACTACTGATGGCCGAGAGCGACGCCTACACTGCTTTCCTTCCCGACGGGGTCAAGATGGAGGACGACACCTTGGGGGCGGAGCCAGCCTTCGACCCAACCTCCCTGGAGGCTGCTGGCGGGGCCGGCATGGAGTCAGGTGGCTCTTCAGGTGAATCGCTACCAGGTGTAGGTGGGGAAGGAGGAGCATTATTTTGA